In one Drosophila gunungcola strain Sukarami chromosome 2R unlocalized genomic scaffold, Dgunungcola_SK_2 000011F, whole genome shotgun sequence genomic region, the following are encoded:
- the LOC128255614 gene encoding LOW QUALITY PROTEIN: synaptic vesicular amine transporter (The sequence of the model RefSeq protein was modified relative to this genomic sequence to represent the inferred CDS: inserted 1 base in 1 codon): MQSSTDAGNGGPRKHTQSTAPQKQSEISETTSFTISASSNQQPTPGGPASNTPSKNPFKQQLDSSHQNGNQGTDQDCGILGVGKEPPVPPPPTYQSQAHGGRGPAPPPADQYREEDPRAAGSWSAAKSWMVSWRGSNRLVLVIVAIALLLDNMLLTTVVPIIPEFLYDIRHPDAPLDSFPRTPLTSNVPPPPTPCPCNKDGSEAAPLEISTISPEENETYYRELEERHNELVGETVEVGLLFASKAFVQLLVNPIVGPLTHRIGYSIPMFAGFVIMFLSTIIFAFGRSYLVLFLARALQGIGSSCSSVSGMGMLADRFTDDKERGNAMGIALGGLALGVLIGPPFGGVMYEFVGKSAPFLILAALALGDGLLQLFMLQPSIXKAETEPPSLKSLISDPYILIAAGAITFANMGIAMLEPSLPLWMVDNMGATRWEQGVAFLPASISYLIGTNLFGPLGHKIGRWFAACLGLIIIGGCLIFIPMATSITHLIIPNAGLGFAIGMVDSSMMPELGYLVDIRHSAVYGSVYALGDVAFCVGFAVGPALSGSLVKSIGFEWMLFGIAILCFMYAPLLTMLKNPPTSDEKKSLIYGRDRAQVRYVTYQNYDEDE, encoded by the exons ATGCAATCATCGACCGATGCGGGAAATGGTGGACCAAGAAAACACACGCAGAGCACAGCACCCCAGAAGCAGTCGGAGATTAGCGAGACCACCTCCTTCACCATAAGCGCCAGCAGCAACCAGCAGCCAACTCCCGGCGGACCCGCCAGCAATACACCCAGCAAGAATCCCTTCAAGCAGCAGTTGGACAGCAGCCACCAGAATGGCAACCAGGGAACGGACCAGGATTGCGGGATTCTGGGCGTCGGCAAGGAGCCGCCGGTCCCGCCTCCGCCCACCTACCAATCGCAGGCCCACGGGGGGCGTGGTCCGGCACCGCCGCCAGCGGATCAGTACCGCGAGGAGGATCCACGCGCTGCCGGGTCCTGGTCCGCCGCCAAGTCCTGGATGGTCAGCTGGCGTGGCTCCAATCGCCTGGTGCTCGTCATCGTGGCCATAGCCCTGCTCCTCGACAACATGCTGCTGACCACCGTGG TGCCCATCATACCTGAGTTCCTGTACGACATACGACATCCGGATGCGCCGCTCGACAGCTTTCCACGCACCCCGCTCACTTCCAACGTTCCGCCGCCCCCCACGCCGTGTCCTTGCAACAAGGACGGCAGCGAGGCGGCTCCGCTCGAGATCTCGACGATAAGTCCGGAGG AAAACGAAACCTATTACCGCGAGCTGGAGGAGCGCCACAACGAGCTGGTGGGCGAGACCGTCGAGGTGGGACTGCTGTTCGCCTCCAAGGCGTTTGTCCAGCTGCTGGTTAACCCGATTGTAGGACCCCTGACGCACCG CATTGGTTACAGCATCCCCATGTTCGCTGGCTTTGTGATAATGTTTCTCTCAACAATCA TCTTCGCCTTTGGTCGCTCCTACCTGGTTCTGTTTTTGGCGCGGGCTCTGCAGGGCATcggctcctcctgctcctcggTTTCGGGGATGGGCATGCTGGCGGATCGGTTCACGGACGACAAGGAGCGCGGAAACGCCATGGGTATAGCGTTGGGTGGTCTGGCCCTGGGCGTGCTCATCGGGCCTCCGTTTGGCGGGGTGATGTACGAGTTCGTGGGCAAGTCGGCGCCATTCCTGATCCTGGCCGCTCTGGCTTTGGGCGATGGCCTGCTCCAGCTGTTCATGCTGCAGCCGTCGA CAAAGGCTGAAACGGAACCACCCTCGCTGAAGAGCCTGATCAGCGATCCCTACATCCTGATCGCTGCCGGTGCGATCACCTTCGCCAACATGGGCATCGCCATGCTGGAGCCCTCGCTGCCGCTTTGGATGGTGGACAACATGGGCGCCACCCGTTGGGAGCAGGGCGTGGCCTTTCTGCCCGCCTCCATTAGCTACCTGATCGGCACCAATCTCTTCGGACCGCTGGGACACAAAATAGGACGTTGGTTCGCCGCCTGCTTGGGCTTGATTATCATCGGGGGATGTTTGATCTTT ataccCATGGCCACCTCGATCACGCACCTGATTATTCCAAACGCTGGCCTGGGCTTTGCGATCGGCATGGTGGACTCCTCGATGATGCCCGAGCTGGGCTACCTGGTGGACATCCGGCACTCGGCGGTGTACGGCAGTGTTTATGCCCTAGGTGATGTGGCCTTCTGCGTGGGCTTTGCCGTGGGTCCGGCGCTGTCCGGGTCGCTGGTGAAGAGCATCGGATTCGAGTGGATGCTCTTCGGGATCGCCATCCTCTGCTTCATGTACGCCCCGCTGCTGACAATGCTCAAGAATCCGCCGACGAGCGACGAGAAGAAG TCTTTGATCTATGGACGCGATCGGGCCCAGGTGCGGTATGTAACCTATCAGAACTACGATGAAGACGAATAA
- the LOC128255616 gene encoding uncharacterized protein LOC128255616, producing MRPIWESASRPLFVRSVWQEAIGRRHFILDYEPRQRQRWKRQKTRLRGSDQQSQSCEFYEQSTEESEEYLDEYLLLDATKLTLQQQQSLPALGGRPGPAPSLGGGQRDQRHNSRQSKRRAWLLSRGRTYHLDHQMDHHSRRSSLQDAASSLTTTANNPEERLAERVLHWLDLAGRTDIVKEAVPVPSPPVATSSAQLAKSAHRLQRSQHRSMSLKRVAAAAAANHQRSVARKPIAKPPPSAQQVTTSPASISASNANAKPITIIFNKEGVPVRLNRPARNIDLCTLSSSASTTRRLAGQLASARLYSGASASPLTEDSRTPPLSSRGMASAASDSRKQLHIFMPSLPKKGLLAVGSAAGSGIGGSGEDALSTSFSELCQL from the exons ATGCGACCCATTTGGGAGTCGGCCAGCAGGCCGCTGTTTGTGCGCTCCGTGTGGCAGGAGGCGATCGGGAGGCGCCACTTCATCCTCGACTACGAGCCGCGACAGAGGCAGCGCTGGAAGCGCCAGAAAACCAGGCTGAGAG GCAGCGACCAGCAGTCGCAATCCTGCGAGTTCTACGAGCAGTCCACAGAGGAAAGCGAGGAGTACCTGGACGAGTACCTGCTACTGGACGCCACCAAGCTGacgctgcagcagcaacaatcgCTGCCCGCCTTGGGTGGGCGGCCGGGCCCCGCCCCTTCGTTGGGAGGCGGTCAGCGGGATCAGCGGCACAACAGTCGCCAGTCGAAGCGTCGAGCCTGGCTGCTGAGCCGCGGGCGCACCTATCACCTGGATCACCAGATGGACCACCATTCGCGGCGAAGCTCCTTGCAAGATGCAGCCAGCAGTCTAACCACGACGGCCAACAATCCCGAGGAGCGTCTGGCCGAGAGGGTGCTCCACTGGCTGGATTTGGCCGGACGCACGGACATAGTGAAGGAGGCGGTGCCGGTGCCCAGTCCACCAGTGGCCACCAGTAGTGCCCAGTTGGCCAAATCCGCCCACAGGCTGCAGCGCAGTCAGCATCGCAGTATGAGTCTCAAGCGAGTGGCGGCTGCGGCGGCAGCGAATCACCAGCGATCGGTGGCCAGAAAGCCCATCGCCAAGCCACCACCCTCCGCCCAGCAGGTCACCACGTCCCCCGCCTCCATCTCCGCctccaatgccaatgccaagcCCATAACCATAATCTTCAACAAGGAGGGTGTCCCAGTGCGTTTAAATAGACCTGCTCGCAACATCGATCTGTGCACCCTGAGCAGCAGTGCCAGCACCACGCGAAGATTGGCCGGACAGCTGGCCTCGGCCCGCCTGTACAGTGGAGCCAGTGCATCCCCGCTGACGGAGGACAGCCGCACGCCGCCGCTCAGCAGCCGGGGAATGGCATCGGCCGCCTCGGATAGCCGGAAACAGCTGCACATCTTCATGCCCAGCCTCCCGAAGAAGGGTTTGCTGGCAGTGGGATCGGCGGCTGGCAGTGGCATTGGGGGTTCTGGCGAGGATGCCCTGAGCACCAGCTTCAGTGAGCTTTGCCAGCTATAG
- the LOC128255617 gene encoding uncharacterized protein LOC128255617, whose protein sequence is MSTDEDSLGSPLKPATPTPGERERPRGGRSGAADLLRHQQSFEARYSSIIQKQIWETSINKDVLERQLNAYFPFSRSASLSKDGSGGFDQLLPPATGGGGLKARSLATTPTRRPGPCLEKLETVDVACLESQAQEK, encoded by the coding sequence ATGTCCACCGACGAGGACTCCCTGGGCAGTCCCCTCAagccggccacgcccacgccggGCGAACGGGAGCGTCCCAGGGGCGGACGCTCAGGAGCGGCAGATCTGCTGCGGCATCAGCAAAGTTTCGAGGCCCGCTACAGCAGCATCATCCAGAAGCAAATCTGGGAGACGAGCATCAACAAGGACGTGCTGGAAAGGCAGCTGAACGCCTACTTTCCCTTCTCGCGCAGCGCCTCGCTCTCCAAAGATGGATCCGGCGGATTCGATCAGCTCCTGCCGCCGGCCACGGGCGGAGGTGGTCTGAAGGCCCGCTCCCTGGCCACCACACCCACCAGGAGGCCGGGCCCATGTCTGGAGAAGCTGGAGACTGTGGATGTGGCCTGTCTCGAGTCGCAAGCCCAGGAAAAGTAG
- the LOC128255618 gene encoding LOW QUALITY PROTEIN: splicing regulatory glutamine/lysine-rich protein 1 (The sequence of the model RefSeq protein was modified relative to this genomic sequence to represent the inferred CDS: deleted 2 bases in 1 codon), with product MNRILWPSMVTDPSRRIPGDVFHGDPFKIQSYNFRYADKPFYPIQNYQRPSPPAPPPLVTKPSFQTFYHNPRFSQDPEYIPAKRSLPTCSVSEHRKRRLQLDSKGVPLAQQTRRPPIPSTVTDSPLLRSCCQSGEYQTMRRDQSSTTLRSNGSNHLRATGGGIRKASATTFCRGSNTRLQTKRSACSGCEIDINICSVDPQSEVDNNVSIKIEADAYLLNNTDRVKPHKEQSSSSRCTGAFGIDIDKRLSKFNVSETKPRTSPEWDLRQKEKVREDERRRQLREDLRLERERERQEERERARQRERDREHLRQLERQRDRERLLELEEERERHRLRELERESQRCREFHRLCVLQQQLHREEAKPLKPRPPVPMTSHLCAVTSDDRLPGMAYCDLPSRRSERSEVSRRKQPVPRERQTAPFGQKRETVASATLTYSPRSSTPPPIATSRSSSPTGSTNCSSSRSSSPIRNTTIPRNLDRSTSGTSNGNVHVTVTSNGVRSSCSMSRSSNARVSEPKQLNGSQPLVTSLNSMPIRITTSRTTDRDLAFSMNHVRMRGSSPSVARQDACQVKIDVFADNLRMMRL from the exons ATGAATCGTATTTTGT GGCCTTCTATGGTGACAGATCCTTCGCGTCGCATTCCGGGTGATGTCTTCCACGGAGACCCCTTCAAAATTCAGTCGTATAACTTTCGCTATGCCGACAAGCCGTTTTATCCGATCCAGAACTATCAGAGGCCATCGCCCCCGGCTCCGCCGCCACTTGTGACGAAGCCCTCCTTCCAGACCTTCTACCACAATCCCCGGTTCAGTCAGGATCCCGAGTACATTCCCGCCAAGAGGAGTCTACCCACTTGCTCTGTCAGTGAGCACCGGAAGCGTCGTTTACAGCTGGATTCCAAGGGTGTGCCGTTGGCTCAGCAGACGAGACGTCCACCCATCCCATCCACTGTCACGGATTCCCCGCTCCTGAGAAGCTGCTGTCAAAGCGGAGAGTACCAGACCATGAGGCGGGACCAGAGCAGCACGACACTAAGAAGCAATGGGAGTAACCACCTGCGAGCCACTGGTGGTGGCATCCGCAAGGCCTCGGCCACCACCTTCTGTCGTGGCTCCAACACCCGGCTGCAGACCAAGCGAAGCGCCTGCAGTGGCTGTGAGATCGACATCAACATCTGCAGCGTGGACCCTCAATCCGAGGTGGACAACAATGTGAGCATCAAGATCGAGGCGGATGCCTATCTGCTCAACAACACGGATAGGGTCAAGCCGCACAAGGAGCAGAGTAGCAGCTCCAGGTGCACTGGTGCCTTTGGCATCGACATCGACAAGCGCTTGTCCAAGTTCAATGTGAGCGAGACGAAGCCGCGGACAAGTCCGGAATGGGATCTCCGGCAGAAGGAGAAGGTCAGGGAAGACGAGCGTCGCCGGCAGCTTCGGGAGGACCTTAGACTTGAGCGGGAAAGGGAGCGCCAAGAGGAGCGCGAACGTGCCCGTCAGCGGGAACGGGATAGGGAGCATCTACGCCAGCTGGAGCGGCAGCGGGATCGGGAGCGTCTACTGGAATTGGAGGAGGAGCGCGAACGGCATCGTCTGCGGGAGCTGGAGCGGGAATCGCAGCGGTGCAGGGAGTTCCACCGCCTGTGTGtcctccagcagcagctgcatcgGGAGGAAGCCAAGCCATTGAAGCCAAGACCACCAGTTCCAATGACCTCGCACTTGTGCGCTGTCACCTCCGATGACCGATTGCCCGGAATGGCCTACTGTGATTTACCTTCCCGCCGGAGTGAGCGTTCGGAGGTCTCAAGGAGAAAGCAACCTGTGCCGAGAGAAAGGCAGACTGCTCCGTTTGGTCAGAAAAGAGAAACCGTAGCATCCGCTACC CTCACTTACTCCCCGCGTTCGTCTACCCCACCTCCCATCGCCACCTCCCGTTCATCATCTCCCACTGGAAGTACCAATTGCTCCTCCAGTCGAAGCTCCAGCCCCATTCGCAATACCACCATCCCAAGAAACCTGGATCGCAGTACTTCGGGCACTTCCAATGGCAATGTCCATGTCACGGTCACCAGCAACGGAGTgcggagcagctgcagcatgAGCAGATCCTCGAATGCTCGGGTGAGTGAGCCCAAGCAGCTGAATGGAAGCCAGCCGCTCGTCACCTCTCTGAACAGCATGCCCATAAGGATAACCACCTCGCGGACGACGGATAGGGATCTAGCGTTCAGCATGAATCATGTGCGGATGAGGGGATCTTCGCCAAGTGTGGCAAGACAGGATGCCTGCCAGGTGAAGATCGACGTGTTTGCGGACAATCTGCGGATGATGCGTTTATGA
- the LOC128255612 gene encoding LOW QUALITY PROTEIN: protein lin-54 homolog (The sequence of the model RefSeq protein was modified relative to this genomic sequence to represent the inferred CDS: deleted 2 bases in 2 codons): MDTSGGNLDSLDDTEPLPELSFEDFLEPTSDKSSQHMEIDALDSDVDDVDEDEAVDPANDSLNTPQFKRNVVHIVEDKRLPTSGGAVLKSHAIKVVTAGGTSPAKPQIKDLKILNNLKPITSNTLKIGSTTIATTSTPGTITKTLSNLTQIKTQDGRVIFVQKAVPATQTKTPVAGSPGGGIRRLVAPAAIQKAVLAKGVALANTGLVKAAVPGKAVTSGTTGSSGSASTSTTFTIKGITPLAGGSAKVTSPVTSPTCQTAVQHTKIQVVRTADGKIIKINQAGPSLLLNAKQSAVGTSATSGSSAVKLSPSTGSVVLGKSVGPVLLKSATPVKQAATATSTPTTATPGKMLVQSGGKQILVSSKNIIKLSPKAGATSTITNTAGGQTASPTSELHAIQLPGKAGVQYVRVLTNTKSAVGPSASVAVPKTMPTQKITVVRTPAGTSAATSKPATSTATPAVTGPASAVPKATPSMGNTNKIVMRTMGGSIVPLPSMQTLVSKRALGASTNASKPASVTNTNTNSSSSGSPSGNQESPRKSRLTDLNQQLKHLASASSDASDSSDAGPEAKKPRYVITMQQGTQQTTQATQKLIGRQTNVQRVAVASSPSSSAPKKIYNFVKSTGTNGVKYMICNSGVPQSSTSAMRRGYTGYVDNKLRRTLSISSQQHRFKQLNPQQQTKHMQLQAQAKQRIRQQQLQSVAIKVEPTLPVQPPIQKPTVPAKPLFDILKPAAAGAAATVDALGGMTSRRKHCNCSKSQCLKLYCDCFANGEFCQDCSCKDCFNNLDYEVERERAIRSCLDRNPSAFKPKITAPNSGDMRLHNKGCNCKRSGCLKNYCECYEAKIPCTSICKCVGCRNMEDRPDVDMDSLDGLMGAKGPKADKTNDKHTYENRANLYLTDDVIEATIMCMISRIVMHEKQNMPVEDTEREVMEELGESLNQIITFAKDKHDTSQLDESKAAS, from the exons ATGGACACAAGTGGCGGCAATTTAG ATTCCCTGGACGACACGGAGCCGTTGCCCGAGTTGAGTTTTGAAGACTTTTTGGAGCCAACGTCGGACAAGAGCTCCCAACACATGGAGATCGATGCCCTGGATTCGGATGTCGACGACGTCGACGAGGATGAAGCAGTCGATCCGGCCAACGATTCCCTCAACACGCCACAGTTCAAAAGGAACGTGGTGCACATAGTGGAGGACAAGCGGTTGCCCACATCCGGAGGAGCCGTCTTGAAGTCGCACGCCATTAAAGTGGTCACTGCCGGAGGCACCTCTCCGGCCAAGCCGCAAATTAAGGACCTCAAGATCCTGAATAACCTGAAACCGATTACCAGCAATACCCTCAAGATCGGCAGCACCACAATCGCCACCACATCCACGCCGGGCACCATCACCAAGACCCTGAGCAACTTGACCCAGATCAAGACGCAAGACGGCCGGGTAATCTTCGTTCAGAAGGCTGTGCCCGCCACACAGACGAAAACCCCGGTGGCCGGGTCACCAGGCGGAGGAATACGCCGCCTCGTTGCGCCGGCGGCCATACAGAAGGCGGTCCTCGCCAAGGGCGTGGCTCTGGCGAACACGGGTCTGGTCAAGGCGGCGGTGCCGGGCAAAGCAGTCACCTCCGGTACAACCGGTTCCTCCGGCTCCGCCTCCACCTCCACGACCTTTACCATCAAGGGCATCACACCGCTGGCCGGAGGCAGTGCGAAGGTTACATCCCCCGTCACATCGCCCACATGTCAGACAGCGGTACAGCACACAAAAATCCAGGTGGTGCGCACTGCCGATGGCAAGATCATCAAAATCAATCAGGCTGGTCCCTCGCTGCTGCTGAATGCCAAACAATCAGCGGTTGGAACTTCAGCCACCTCGGGATCTTCGGCTGTCAAACTATCGCCCTCCACCGGCAGTGTGGTGCTCGGCAAATCCGTGGGTCCGGTGCTGCTGAAGTCAGCGACACCTGTTAAGCAAGCCGCAACGGCGACGAGCACACCCACAACTGCAACGCCAGGCAAGATGTTGGTGCAGAGCGGGGGCAAGCAGATCCTTGTGTCCAGCAAGAACATCATCAAACTGTCGCCGAAAGCGGGGGCCACCAGTACGATAACGAACACGGCTGGCGGACAGACCGCATCTCCCACTAGCGAATTGCACGCTATTCAGTTGCCGGGTAAGGCAGGAGTGCAGTATGTACGCGTACTGACCAACACCAAGAGTGCCGTAGGACCGAGTGCAAGCGTGGCCGTTCCAAAGACCATGCCAACCCAGAAGATCACTGTTGTGCGGACTCCAGCTGGCACATCCGCTGCTACTAGCAAACCAGCCACATCTACTGCCACACCAGCCGTAACAGGTCCAGCTTCAGCAGTGCCGAAGGCGACACCTTCCATGGGTAACACGAACAAGATTGTAATGCGGACAATGGGCGGCAGCATTGTGCCGCTTCCCTCCATGCAGACGTTGGTCTCCAAG CGTGCGCTGGGCGCCAGCACCAACGCCTCCAAGCCAGCCAGTGTCACCAACACaaacaccaacagcagcagtagcggcaGCCCCAGTGGCAACCAGGAGTCACCACGCAAGAGCCGGCTTACTGATCTCAACCAGCAGCTGAAGCACTTGGCCTCCGCCAGCAGTGATGCCAGCGACAGCAGCGATGCGGGTCCGGAGGCCAAGAAGCCGCGATATGTGATCACCATGCAGCAGGGAACTCAGCAGACTACGCAGGCCACTCAAAAGCTTATCGGTCGGCAAACGAACGTGCAGCGTGTGGCGGTGGCGAGCAGCCCCAGTTCCAGTGCCCCCAAGAAAATCTACAACTTTGTAAAATCGACGGGGACCAATGGGGTCAAGTACATGATCTGTAACTCGGGTGTGCCCCAATCGTCGACCAGTGCCATGCGGCGGGGATACACTGGCTATGTGGACAACAAGTTGCGGCGCACGCTGTCCATTTCCTCGCAGCAGCATCGCTTCAAGCAGTTGAATCCCCAGCAGCAAACCAAGCACATGCAACTGCAGGCTCAGGCCAAGCAAAGGAtaaggcagcagcagctgcaatcGGTAGCG ATCAAGGTGGAGCCAACGCTTCCGGTACAGCCACCCATCCAGAAGCCCACCGTT CCCGCCAAGCCGCTCTTCGACATCCTGAAACCAGCGGCAGCCGGGGCAGCAGCCACCGTCGATGCTCTAGGCGGCATGACCTCGCGACGGAAGCACTGCAACTGCAGTAAGTCGCAGTGTTTAAAGCTCTACTGCGACTGCTTCGCGAATGGGGAGTTCTGCCAGGACTGTAGCTGCAAGGATTGCTTCAACAATCTGGACTATGAGGTGGAGCGCGAGCGAGCCATTCGAAGTTGCCTCGATCGCAATCCAAGCGCCTTCAA GCCCAAaattacggctcccaattcaGGGGACATGCGATTGCATAACAAAGGCTGCAACTGCAAAAGATCGGGCTGCCTCAAGAATTACTGCGAGTGCTACGAGGCAAAGATTCCCTGCACAAGCATATGTAAATGCGTGG GCTGTCGAAACATGGAAGACCGTCCGGATGTGGATATGGACTCTTTGGATGGCTTGATGGGAGCGAAGGGTCCAAAGGCGGACAAAACAAACGATAAGCACACGTACGAAAACCGCGCCAATTTGTATTTGACGGACGATGTCATTGAGGCGACCATCATGTGCATGATATCACGGATTGTGATGCATGAGAAGCAAAACATGCCCGTCGAGGACACGGAGCGCGAAGTGATGGAGGAGCTGGGTGAAAGCCTGAACCAAATCATCACCTTTGCCAAGGACAAGCACGACACCTCGCAGCTAGATGAGTCCAAGGCAGCTTCTTAG
- the LOC128255615 gene encoding elongation factor Tu, mitochondrial, which translates to MSHAFAAAVCRSTASMSLALRCSRRAMSSARTLRLAAATASSTAGKDWQRNGLLSAPRIGNLQQYLRQYANEKKVFERTKPHCNVGTIGHVDHGKTTLTAAITKVLADKQLAESKKYNEIDNAPEEKARGITINVAHVEYQTETRHYGHTDCPGHADYIKNMITGTAQMDGAILVVAATDGAMPQTREHMLLAKQIGIDHIVVFINKVDAADQEMVDLVEMEIRELLTEMGYDGDKIPVVKGSALCALEDKSPEIGKEAILQLLQEVDSFIPTPVRELDKPFLLPVENVYSIPGRGTVVTGRLERGVVKKGMECEFVGYNKVLKSTVTGVEMFHQILEEAQAGDQLGALVRGVKRDDIKRGMVMCKPGSVKALDQLEAQVYILSKEEGGRTKPFMSFIQLQMFSRTWDCAVQVQIPDKEMVMPGEDTKLILRLIRPMVLEQGQRFTLRDGNLTLGTGVVTNTMPALTESQRSELTEGKKAREKKVAAKK; encoded by the coding sequence ATGTCACACGCATTTGCCGCCGCCGTCTGCCGGTCCACCGCATCCATGTCTTTGGCCCTGCGCTGCAGCCGGCGGGCCATGAGCTCCGCGAGGACGCTACGCCTGGCGGCCGCCACTGCCTCCTCCACTGCCGGCAAGGACTGGCAGCGGAACGGACTACTTTCGGCCCCCCGCATTGGCAACCTGCAACAGTACCTCCGCCAGTATGCCAACGAGAAGAAGGTGTTCGAGCGCACCAAGCCCCACTGCAATGTGGGCACCATCGGCCATGTGGATCACGGCAAGACCACGCTCACGGCGGCCATCACCAAGGTCCTGGCCGACAAGCAGCTGGCAGAGAGCAAGAAGTATAACGAGATCGACAACGCGCCCGAGGAGAAGGCGCGCGGCATCACCATCAATGTGGCGCACGTGGAGTACCAGACGGAGACGCGGCACTACGGCCACACGGACTGTCCCGGTCATGCGGATTACATCAAGAACATGATCACCGGCACGGCCCAGATGGATGGCGCCATTCTGGTGGTGGCCGCCACCGACGGAGCCATGCCGCAAACCCGCGAGCACATGCTGCTGGCCAAGCAGATCGGCATCGATCACATTGTGGTGTTCATCAACAAGGTGGACGCCGCCGACCAGGAGATGGTCGATCTGGTGGAGATGGAGATCCGGGAGCTGCTCACCGAGATGGGCTACGACGGCGACAAGATCCCCGTGGTGAAGGGATCGGCCCTGTGCGCTCTGGAAGACAAGAGCCCCGAGATCGGCAAGGAGGCGatcctgcagctgctgcaggagGTGGACAGCTTTATTCCCACGCCCGTGCGCGAACTGGACAAACCGTTCCTGCTGCCCGTGGAGAATGTGTACTCGATTCCCGGACGAGGCACCGTGGTCACTGGACGCCTGGAGCGTGGAGTGGTCAAGAAGGGCATGGAGTGCGAGTTCGTGGGCTACAACAAGGTGCTCAAGTCGACGGTGACGGGAGTGGAGATGTTCCATCAGATCTTGGAGGAGGCCCAGGCCGGTGACCAGCTGGGAGCGCTAGTGCGCGGCGTCAAGCGAGATGACATCAAGCGCGGCATGGTCATGTGCAAGCCGGGCAGTGTGAAGGCTCTCGACCAGTTGGAGGCCCAGGTCTACATCCTGTCCAAGGAAGAGGGCGGCCGCACTAAGCCCTTCATGTCCTTCATTCAGCTGCAGATGTTCTCGCGCACCTGGGATTGCGCCGTGCAGGTCCAGATTCCCGACAAAGAGATGGTCATGCCCGGCGAGGACACCAAGCTGATTCTGCGCCTCATCCGGCCCATGGTCCTGGAGCAGGGCCAGCGCTTCACGCTGCGCGACGGCAACCTGACGCTGGGCACCGGAGTCGTCACCAACACCATGCCCGCCCTGACTGAATCGCAGCGCTCGGAGCTGACGGAGGGCAAGAAGGCGCGCGAGAAGAAGGTGGCTGCCAAGAAGTAG